From the Mangifera indica cultivar Alphonso chromosome 10, CATAS_Mindica_2.1, whole genome shotgun sequence genome, one window contains:
- the LOC123227318 gene encoding B-box zinc finger protein 20-like isoform X1 has translation MKIRCDMCDKEEASVFCSADEAVLCDECDRGVHHANKLASKHLRFSLVIPSFKDSPLCDICQERRALLFCQEDRAVLCRVCDIPIHKANEYTKNHSRFLLTGVKLSPSSLYPISSSSNCCDTATTTTSKNTNKSRASVSNEIFSSYSMPSTPNKVDENINMSDNCSVSTSSISEYLMETLPGWSVEDFLDPSSAASNVMCRFLILMSFCHLGIKILMFFFSPLKFHCIVPKMASQMYHLRRHQKQTA, from the exons ATGAAGATTAGGTGTGATATGTGTGACAAAGAAGAGGCCTCTGTGTTTTGTTCAGCTGATGAAGCTGTTCTTTGTGATGAATGCGATCGTGGAGTTCACCATGCAAACAAATTAGCCAGTAAACATTTGCGTTTCTCTCTTGTTATCCCCTCTTTTAAAGACTCCCCTCTTTGCGATATCTGCCAG GAGAGACGTGCGTTGTTGTTTTGTCAAGAAGATAGAGCCGTTCTTTGCAGAGTCTGTGACATCCCCATTCATAAAGCCAACGAATACACCAAAAACCACAGCAGGTTTCTTCTCACTGGTGTTAAactttctccttcttctttaTATCCAATCTCTTCATCATCTAACTGCTGCGAcacagcaacaacaacaacatcaaaaaacacaaacaaaagtCGTGCTTCAGTTTCTAATGAAATCTTCAGCTCATATTCGATGCCATCAACGCCAAACAAGGTTGATGAAAACATTAACATGAGCGACAATTGCTCAGTTTCAACCAGCAGTATATCTGAGTATTTAATGGAGACATTACCCGGCTGGTCTGTTGAAGATTTTCTTGATCCTTCATCTGCAGCTTCCAATGTTATGTGTAG ATTTCTGATTCTGATGAGTTTTTGTCATTTGGGAATCAAGATCTTGATGTTTTTCTTCAGTCCCCTCAAGTTCCATTGTATTGTCCCCAAAATGGCTTCACAAATGTATCATTTAAGGAGGCATCAGAAGCAAACAGCTTGA
- the LOC123227318 gene encoding B-box zinc finger protein 20-like isoform X2, with product MKIRCDMCDKEEASVFCSADEAVLCDECDRGVHHANKLASKHLRFSLVIPSFKDSPLCDICQERRALLFCQEDRAVLCRVCDIPIHKANEYTKNHSRFLLTGVKLSPSSLYPISSSSNCCDTATTTTSKNTNKSRASVSNEIFSSYSMPSTPNKVDENINMSDNCSVSTSSISEYLMETLPGWSVEDFLDPSSAASNVMYF from the exons ATGAAGATTAGGTGTGATATGTGTGACAAAGAAGAGGCCTCTGTGTTTTGTTCAGCTGATGAAGCTGTTCTTTGTGATGAATGCGATCGTGGAGTTCACCATGCAAACAAATTAGCCAGTAAACATTTGCGTTTCTCTCTTGTTATCCCCTCTTTTAAAGACTCCCCTCTTTGCGATATCTGCCAG GAGAGACGTGCGTTGTTGTTTTGTCAAGAAGATAGAGCCGTTCTTTGCAGAGTCTGTGACATCCCCATTCATAAAGCCAACGAATACACCAAAAACCACAGCAGGTTTCTTCTCACTGGTGTTAAactttctccttcttctttaTATCCAATCTCTTCATCATCTAACTGCTGCGAcacagcaacaacaacaacatcaaaaaacacaaacaaaagtCGTGCTTCAGTTTCTAATGAAATCTTCAGCTCATATTCGATGCCATCAACGCCAAACAAGGTTGATGAAAACATTAACATGAGCGACAATTGCTCAGTTTCAACCAGCAGTATATCTGAGTATTTAATGGAGACATTACCCGGCTGGTCTGTTGAAGATTTTCTTGATCCTTCATCTGCAGCTTCCAATGTTATGT ATTTCTGA
- the LOC123228161 gene encoding kinesin-like protein KIN-7D, mitochondrial — MASSSRTRSSSPFSYRKPASPYSSTSSSSSFMNNRLMPRSCSSSASSYFNSGNGFSSRSMTPNRSRSESMYPGPRGYSARAAPPVSFPSEELISESFDAPQRSGDSISVTIRFRPLSEREFQRGDEISWYADGDKIVRNEYNPATAYAFDRVFGPHANSQEVYDIAAKPVVKAAMEGVNGTVFAYGVTSSGKTHTMHGDQTSPGIIPLAIKDVFSIIQDTPGREFLLRVSYLEIYNEVINDLLDPTGQNLRVREDAQGTYVEGIKEEVVLSPGHALSFIAAGEEHRHVGSNNFNLFSSRSHTIFTLMIESSADGDEYDGVVFSQLNLIDLAGSESSKTETTGLRRKEGSYINKSLLTLGTVIGKLSEGKASHVPYRDSKLTRLLQSSLSGRGHVSLICTVTPASSSMEETHNTLKFASRAKRVEIYAARNKIIDEKSLIKKYQREISTLKQELDQLRQGMLAGVSHEEILTLRQKLEEGQVKMQSRLEEEEEAKAALMSRIQRLTKLILVSTKNTIPGLSDMPSHQRSHSVGDDDLDLLREGSLVIDSESQKDSTSASALPSDLSYDFKHRRSSSKRNEEFSPASSTVTDSTQAGELISGSKLPACGMTSDQMDLLVEQVKMLAGEIAFSTSNLKRLMDQSANDPDNSKVQIQNLEREIQEKRRQMQVLEQRIIESGEASVANQSMVDMQQTVMRLMTQCNEKSFELELKSADNRILQEQLQHKCSENKELQEKLNLLEQRLASVTSDKSSGSSEHGVSDEYVDELRRKVQSQEIENEKLKLEHVQLSEENSGLRVQNQKLAEEASYAKELASAAAVELKNLAGEVTKLSLQNAKLEKELLAGRELAHSRGSAMQTMNGVNRKYSDGTRLGRKGLVSGKSNDISGMGFDDFDAWNLDPDDLKMELQARKQREAALQAALAEKELLEDEFRKKAEEAKKREEALENDLANMWVLVAKLKKGGGAIPELNSGDRHSNEEDRVSDPKATDIDGDTILKEKQVPIDVPKPVDEIPKEEPLVARLKARMQEIKENEQKNLGNGDANSHMCKVCFESPTAAILLPCRHFCLCKSCSLACSECPICRTTISDRLFAFTS; from the exons ATGGCATCATCGTCACGAACTCGTAGCAGTTCACCGTTTTCGTACCGTAAGCCTGCGAGTCCGTACTCCTCCACCTCATCCTCATCTTCGTTCATGAACAACCGTCTCATGCCTCGCTCGTGCTCTTCCTCTGCTTCTTCTTACTTCAATTCGGGAAACGGATTCAGTTCCCGATCCATGACGCCGAATCGTTCACGTTCCGAGTCAATGTACCCCGGTCCGCGCGGTTACAGTGCACGAGCAGCACCACCGGTGAGCTTCCCCTCCGAGGAATTGATTTCAGAATCGTTCGATGCACCGCAAAGGTCCGGCGATAGCATTTCCGTGACGATTCGGTTTCGGCCGTTGAG TGAGAGGGAGTTTCAAAGAGGAGATGAGATCTCATGGTACGCGGATGGGGATAAAATTGTGAGAAACGAGTATAATCCAGCAACTGCTTATGCATTTG ATAGAGTTTTTGGACCGCATGCGAATTCGCAGGAGGTATATGATATAGCTGCAAAGCCTGTAGTCAAGGCTGCAATGGAAGGTGTTAATG GGACTGTTTTCGCTTATGGTGTTACAAGTAGTGGGAAGACTCACACTATGCAT GGAGATCAAACCTCTCCTGGAATTATACCATTGGCCATAAAGGATGTGTTCAGCATCATCCAAGAT ACTCCAGGAAGAGAGTTCTTACTCCGTGTGTCATACCTCGAAATCTACAATGAG GTGATAAATGACTTGCTTGATCCAACTGGTCAAAATTTGCGCGTTAGAGAAGATgctcag GGCACTTATGTTGAGGGAATTAAAGAAGAAGTGGTCTTGTCTCCTGGGCATGCACTTTCTTTCATTGCAGCAGGAGAAG AACATCGTCATGTTGgctcaaataattttaatttgttcagTAGCCGCAGTCACACCATATTTACACTG ATGATTGAAAGTAGTGCTGATGGTGATGAATATGATGGAGTGGTATTCTCTCAACTG aatttgatCGATCTTGCTGGATCTGAGAGTTCAAAAACTGAGACAACTGGACTAAGGAGAAAAGAAGGATCTTACATAAACAAAAGCCTTCTAACTCTGGGAACT GTAATAGGAAAGTTAAGTGAGGGGAAGGCATCCCATGTTCCCTATCGGGATTCCAAGCTAACTCGTCTTCTCCAATCTTCTCTGAGTGGACGTGGGCATGTTTCG CTTATTTGTACGGTTACTCCTGCATCAAGCAGTATGGAAGAAACTCACAATACGCTGAAGTTTGCAAGCAGGGCAAAACGAGTAGAAATCTATGCAGCACGTAATAAG ATTATTGATGAGAAATCATTGATAAAGAAGTATCAAAGAGAAATTTCAACCCTCAAGCAAGAACTTGATCAACTGAGGCAGGGAATGCTTGCTGGTGTTAGTCATGAAGAGATTCTGACCTTAAGACAAAAG TTGGAGGAAGGTCAAGTGAAAATGCAGTCAAGATTGGAGGAGGAAGAGGAAGCCAAGGCTGCACTTATGAGCAGAATCCAAAGGCTAACTAAGCTCATACTTGTTTCTACAAAGAATACAATCCCTGGATTAAGTGATATGCCCAGTCATCAACGGAGTCATTCTGTTGGTGATGATGAT TTGGATTTGTTGCGAGAGGGTTCTTTGGTTATAGATTCTGAGAGTCAGAAGGACTCAACATCTGCTTCAGCACTGCCATCAGACCTATCTTATGATTTTAAACATAGAAGATCATCAAGCAAGCGGAATGAAGAATTCTCGCCAGCTAGCAGTACTGTTACGGATTCAACTCAAGCGGGTGAACTTATCAGTGGCTCAAAGCTTCCAGCA TGTGGGATGACATCAGACCAGATGGACCTTCTTGTTGAGCAAGTAAAGATGCTTGCTGGGGAGATTGCATTCAGTACCAGTAACCTAAAACGCCTGATGGATCAGTCTGCAAATGATCCTGATAACTCAAAAGTTCAA ATCCAGAACTTGGAACGAGAGATCCAAGAAAAGAGAAGGCAAATGCAGGTTTTAGAACAACGCATAATTGAGAGTGGAGAGGCTTCAGTGGCTAATCAATCAATGGTTGATATGCAGCAG ACAGTTATGAGGTTGATGACCCAATGCAATGAAAAAAGTTTTGAACTAGAG CTAAAATCAGCAGATAACCGTATTCTCCAGGAACAACTTCAGCATAAG TGTTCTGAAAACAAAGAATTGCAAGAGAAGTTGAATCTATTAGAGCAGCGGTTGGCTTCAGTTACTAGTGATAAATCATCTGGATCTTCTGAACATGGTGTCTCTGACGAATATGTTGATGAGTTGAGAAGGAAAGTTCAGTCACAG GAAATTGAGAATGAGAAACTGAAGCTTGAACATGTGCAACTTTCGGAGGAGAACAGTGGACTACGAGTGCAGAACCAAAAATTGGCTGAAGAAGCTTCTTATGCAAAGGAACTTGCATCCGCTGCTGCCGTTGAGCTGAAGAATTTGGCTGGTGAAGTGACCAAGCTCTCATTGCAGAATGCAAAACTAGAAAAAGAATTGCTGGCTGGTCGAGAACTAGCACATTCTAGAGGTTCTGCTATGCAAACAATGAATGGTGTCAACCGTAAGTATAGTGATGGCACAAGACTTGGGAGGAAGGGGCTAGTTTCTGGGAAGTCTAATGACATTTCAGGGATGGGCTTTGATGACTTCGATGCATGGAATCTTGACCCAGATGATTTAAAGATGGAACTTCAGGCAAGGAAACAAAGAGAAGCAGCACTTCAGGCTGCCTTAGCTGAAAAGGAATTACTAGAAGATGAATTCCGGAAAAAGGCTGAAGAGGCCAAAAAAAGGGAGGAGGCCCTTGAAAATGATTTAGCAAATATGTGGGTGCTTGTTGCTAAGTTAAAAAAAGGAGGAGGTGCTATCCCGGAGTTAAATAGTGGTGACAGGCATAGCAATGAAGAGGATCGTGTCAGTGATCCCAAGGCAACTGACATTGATGGTGACACTATCTTGAAAGAAAAGCAAGTTCCTATTGATGTGCCAAAACCAGTCGATGAAATTCCTAAGGAAGAACCCCTGGTAGCTCGCCTGAAG GCACGAATGCAAGAGATTAAGGAAAATGAGCAAAAAAACCTGGGAAATGGAGATGCCAACTCCCACATGTGTAAAGTTTGTTTTGAATCACCGACTGCTGCAATTCTTCTCCCTTGCCGGCATTTTTGTT TGTGTAAATCTTGTTCGCTTGCTTGCTCCGAGTGTCCCATTTGTCGCACAACGATTTCAGATAGGCTTTTTGCATTTACTTCTTGA